TCGCCGCGACCGCATCGACCCGCTCGCGGGCGATGGAACCCGCTTCCGCCTCGGTGACCAGCAGGCAGAGTCCGGGATGCTCACCGCGACCCACGCGGCCGCGCAGCTGATGCAGCTGCGAGACACCGAAGCGGTCGGCTTCCATGATGATCATGGTGGAGGCGTTCGGCACGTCGACGCCGACCTCGATCACCGTGGTCGCGATGAGCAGATCGATCTCGCCGCGCGCGAAGGCCTGCATGACGGCATCCTTCTCCTCCGACGGCATCTTGCCGTGCAGCACGGCGCGCCGCACCTTCGAGAGCTCGGGATGGGTCGCCAGCAGCTCCGCGAGCTGCACGACACCCCACTTCGGACCCTTGCCCTCCTCGTCGGGAGGCGGTGCCGCACCGTCGGAATCGACGGACTCCTTCGCGGTGTCGATGGCCGCGCACACCGCGAAGACCTGACGGCCTGCGGCGATCTCCTCGGCCGTACGGGTCCACACGCGCTGGAACCAGGCGGGGTGCTCGGCGAGCGGAGCGGTGAAGGTCTGGATGCCGGCCCGGCCGGACGGCATGGTGCGGATCACCGAGGTGTCCAGGTCTCCGAACACCGTCATCGCGACCGTGCGCGGGATCGGCGTGGCGGTGAGCACCAGCGCGTGCGGCGCGGTGCCCTTGGCGCGCAGCGCCTCGCGCTGCTCGACGCCGAAGCGGTGCTGCTCGTCGACGACGACCAGGGCGAGATCGGCGAACGTGGTCTTCTCGGACAGCAGGGCGTGCGTTCCGATGACGATGAGCGACTGCCCGGACGCCACGCGCAGTGCGGCCTTGCGACGCTCGGGGGCGGACATCTGTCCGGTCAGGAGGGTGGGCATCAGCTGCGGCGCGAGGTCGCGGCCGAGCATCCTGGTGATCGAGCGCAGGTGCTGCCCCGCGAGCACCTCGGTCGGGGCGATGAGCGCGGCCTGTCCCCCGCTTTCGGCCACCTGCACCATCGCCCGCAGCGCGACGAGGGTCTTGCCCGAACCCACCTCGCCCTGCACGAGCCTGTTCATCGGACGCTCCGCCGTGAGATCGGCCGCGATCTCGGCGCCGACCAGCCGTTGGTCATCCGTGAGCGAGAACGGCAGCGTCGCATCGAAGCGCTCGAGCAGGCCACCCGGCTTCGCCTCGCGCGACGTCGCGGTGAGGCGGCGCACCTGCTCGCGCTGCTGCAGCAGCGCAGCCTGCAGGGTGAGGGCCTCGTGAACGCGCAGGGTGCGGATGGCGGGTTCGATGTCCCCGCGCTGCTGCGGACGGTGAATCCGCTCGAGCGCCTCGCGGGCGGTGAGCAGGTCTTCCGACAGCCGCAGCGTCTCGGGCAGCGGCTCGGAGACCTCACCGAGCCCGTCGAGCACCGGTCCGATGATCTTGGCGATCTGCCAGCTCTGGATCGCCGAGGTGGCCGGATAGATCGGGATCGGCACACTCCTGCGCGAATCCGCCCGCCGCTGGGCGGCGTCGAGGTCGTCGAAGAGCTCGTACTCCGGGTGCGCGAACTGCACGGTCTCGCGGAACATCCCGACCTTGCCGGAGAAGATGCCGCGCCGACCCGGCGAGAGCTCCTTCACCCGCCATTCGGCCTGCCCCAGGTTCTTCGCGAAGAAGGTCAGCGACATCCGCCCGATGCCGTCGCTGATGACCACCTCGGTCATCGCCCCGCGCCGATTCTTCATGGCGCGCGCGTTGGAACTGACCACCTCGGCGACGATGGTGACCGTCTCGCCGATCGGAAGCTCGCGGATCGGGGTCAGCTCACCCGGATCGGCGTAGCGTCGAGGGTAGTGTCCGAGCAGCTCGCCGACCACGGTCATGCCGAAGGCCCGATCCAGGGTGCGCGCCGAGGTGGCGCCGACGGCCTGGGTCAACGGCGTGTCGAGCTCGAAGGACATGCTCCGAGTCTAGAGAGGGGCACCGACCCCGACGCGCACGGCCGAGTGCGTCGCCGTGTCGTATCGTGAACGGGTGACGAGGATCATCGCCGGCGCCGCTCGCGGCATCCGCATCGACGTGCCGGGTGCGGGCACCCGCCCGACCAGCGACCGCGTGCGCGAGTCGGTCTTCGGCGCTCTGGAGTCGATGCAGGCCATCGACGGCGCGCGCGTGCTCGACCTGTACGCGGGCAGCGGCGCCCTCGGGCTCGAGGCCTGGAGCCGAGGTGCGTCCTCCGTGGATCTCGTCGAGCGCTCCCGACCCGCGGCCGCCATAGTAGGCCGCAACATCACGACCGTCGCCAAGGCGCTGGGCGTCCCCGGCGACGCGAGGGTGCACCAGAGCGCCGTTCACGCCTTCCTGACGCGCGTCTCCGGCCCGTACGACCTGGTCTTCACCGATCCGCCGTACGACCTCGACGACGCGGCGATGACGGCGGATCTTCTGGCGCTGACTCCCCTGCTCTCACCGGACGCCGTCGTGGTGATCGAGCGGGCGCGCCGGTCCACGCCGCCGGACCTGGATGCCGCGGGTCTCACGCTGCTGCGGGAGAAGTCGTACGGCGACACCGCCGTCTGGTGGGCTGAGCCCCTTCAGGGATCGGACGATCAGCCTGCGACGACGCCGTCCCAGTCGCGGTAGGGATCCCAGCCGCCCGGTGGAATCGGATCGCCGTCGAGCAGCACGGCCGCCCCCGCACGATCTACGACCGTCCCGATGGCGACGAATCCCTCGGGCAGTGCGGTCCCTGCCGGGAAGGTCGCCAGCAGCCCGTGGTCCTCGCCGCCGCGGAGGGCTCGAGCGCGGTCTCCCCCGTGCGCCAGCGCATCGATGGCAGCGCCGGCGAAGTCGATCGAGATGCCCGAGGCATCCGCCATCCGTCCGGCATCCAGCGTCAAGCCGTCCGAGACGTCCATCATGGCCGTCGCCCCGGCATCCGCCGCCGCAGCACCCCGCGCGATCGGCGGCACCGGCCGCAACTGCCTGTCCAGACCGTGCATCAGTCCGGCATCCAGACCGCTGCGGTCGACCGGAACCGGCGCGGATCCGTCGCGGAAGTCCGCGAACAGCGTCTCCAGGCCCGCCGCCGCCGCCCCCAGCTCACCGGCGAGAGCGACCACGTCGCCCGGCCGCGCACCGGCGCGCGTGACGGCGCTGCGTCCCGACAGGTCTCCGAGAGCGGTCACGGCGATCGTGAGCAGATCCGAGACCGTCAGGTCGCCGCCGACGACAGCGCAGCCCGGTGCGAGGACATCGCAGGCATCCCGGAATCCGTCGGCCATCGCCGCCACGAACGACAGCCTGGTGTCCCGGGGAACCGCGAGAGCGACGAGCAGCGCCGTCGGAACCGCGCCCATCGCGGCGATGTCGGCCAGATTCACCGCGGCGGCCTTCCAGCCGAGGTCGTGGCCGCTGGACCAGGCCGTGCGGAAGTCCGGTCCGTCCACCAGCGTGTCCGTCGTGGCCACCACCGAGCCGGACGGTGCAGCGATGACCGCCGCGTCGTCTCCGGGGCCGAGGATCGTGTGAGCGGCGGTTCCGGTGCGGGCGAGGATCGTCCGCAGCACCGTCCCCTCCGCGATGTCGCCGATGCGAGGGTCGTCGGGATCGGATGCCATGCCGACAACGGTAGCCTGGAATCATGCTCCGTCGTCTCGCCCCGCTCGCCGGAGTCCTGGCTCTTCTCGCGCTGACCGGGTGCTCCAGCACCGTCGCGCTGAAGCCGGCTCCCGACGCGAACAACCCGGCGTGCGCCGAGGTGACCGTGCGCCTGCCCGATGCCATCGACGGCTTCGACAGACGCTGGACCGATGCCCAGGCCACTGGCGCGTACGGCGATCCCACCACGGTCATCGTCGCCTGCGGTGTGGCCGTTCCCGGTCCCACTGCCACGCTGCAGTGCATCACGCTCGAAGGCATCGACTGGCTCGTCGACGAATCGGCCGCACCGTGGATGCGGATGACGACTTACGGCCGCGACCCTGCCGTGCAGGTGTTCGTGGACACGAAGAAGGCCGGCGCCAACGAGGTGCTCACGAACAGCAAGCTCGTCGGCGCCGTACGGACCACTGCCGCGACCAGCGAGTGCACCGCACCCGAAGAGCTGGTGCAGTAGCCGTTCGTTCGCGACGCCCCACCGCAACGGTCAGGCGCCGCGCGCGCTCACTTGCTGAGACCGGCCTCGACGAGCTCGGTGATCAGCTCGGAATAGCTCAGCCCCGACGCGACCCAGCACTTCGGGAACATCGAGAACTGCGTGAATCCGGGCATGGTGTTCAGCTCGTTGACGATCAGGTCGCCATCCGCGGTCACGAAGAAGTCGACGCGGGCCAGGCCCTTGCCGTCCACGGCTTCGAACGCGCGCACGGCGGTGTCCTGCAGACGGGCGATGAGCGCCTCATCGACATCCGCAGGGCACACGATCTCGACGCCCTCACCCCCGAGGTACTTGCCCTCGAAGTCGTAGAAGCTGCGCGAGGTGAGCACGACCTCGCCGGGCAGCGAAGCCCGCGCCCGAGCACCACCGCGCCCGGCGAGCACACCGACCTCGATCTCGCGGCCGGTGATGCCGGACTCCACGAGAACCTTCTCATCCTCGGCGAACGCGATGCGCATGGCCTCGTCCAGGCCCTCGCCGCCTGCCACGCGCGACACGCCGACGCTGGAACCGGCACTCGCCGGCTTCACGAACGCCACCGGGCCCAGATCGAGGATGCGCGCGCGCACGGCCTCGGCATCCGCATCCCAGTCGGAGCTGCGCACGGTGATCCCGGGAGCCACGTCGATGCCGGCCGCCGACAGCGCCAGCTTGGTGAAGTGCTTGTCGAGGCACACGGCGGAGTCGAGGATCCCGCCACCGGCGTAGGGCACCTCGAGCACGTCGAAGAATCCCTGGATCGCGCCGTCCTCACCGTGCAGACCGTGCAGCAGCGGCAGCACGACATCGATCTCCCCGAGGTCGATCGTCGAGCCGTCCGAGGCCACCACACGCAGTCGACGATCCCCGCCGGGTTCCGGCCAGCGCACGCGGGTGCCGTTGTCGACGACCTCGGGCATGCTGTCCGGATCGATGGCGAACCGGGACGGATCGTCCTGCTCGAGCACGAACGCGCCCTCACGGGTGATCCCGACCGGGATCACGGCGTACCGCTCGCGGTCAATCGCCGCCAGGACCCCGCCCGCCGTTGCGGAACTGATCGAATGCTCGCTGGAACGCCCGCCGAAGAGCACCACCACCGTCTGCTTGTCCATGATTGGTTCTCTCCTCCTGAGGAGTGTCGTCGTCGGTCGTGAGGTGCGGTGCGATGTCGCGGGGATCCATCCGCCCGTCGAGCACCATCTTCACCTGCTCGACGATCGGCATGTACACGTCGGACTCGTGGGCGAGCTGAAGGATCGGCGCCACCGACGCGAGACCCTCCGCCGTCTGGTTCATCTGCTTCACGACGTCCTGGAAGCCGTATCCCTGACCGAGCAGACGCCCCGCCGTGTTGTTGCGACTCAGCGGCGACTGGCAGGTGGCGATCAGGTCGCCCAGCCCCGCCAATCCCTGCAGCGTCTCGGGCCGCGCCCCGTTCGCGACCGCGAAGTCCGTCATCTCGACGAGCCCGCGCGTGATGATCGACGCCTTGGTGTTCTCGCCGTAGCCGACGCCGTCGACGATGCCGATCGCGACCGCGATGAGGTTCTTCAGCACGCCGCCGAACTCCGTGCCGATCACGTCGGTGTTCACGAAGGATCGGAAGTAGTGATTGCGCGCCGTGCGGGCGACGGCATCGGCGGTATCCTGGCTGAGCGAGGCGATCACGGCCGCCGTGGGCTGCTCGCGTGCGATCTCGAGGGCGAGGTTGGGGCCGGATGCCACGGCGATGCGATTCGGGTCGCAGCGCAGCTCCTGCTCGATGACCTGGCTCATCCGAAGTCCCGTGCCGCGCTCCACGCCCTTCATCAGGCTGATGATCGGTGCGTCACTGTCCGCGATGAGCGGGCGCAGCGCCTTCAGGTTCTCGCGCAGCGACTGACTGGGCACCGACAGGTAGATCTGGTCGGCGCCGTCGAGCGCACGGGAGATCTCGTGGGTCGCGGCGATCGAGCGTGGCAGGTTGATGCCGGGCAGGTACTGCGAGTTGCGCTTGGCCTCGGAGATCTCCTGGGCGAGCTCGGGCCGCCGGGCCCACATCGTCACCTGGGCGCCGCCGTCGACGAGGATCTTGCCGAACGTGGTGCCCCAGCTGCCCGCGCCGATCACGGCTGCGCGGGTTCCCTTACCTGCTGCTTCGCGTTTAGGAGTCAAGACGCCCCGTCTCGTTCTGTCCGTGCTCCGCAGGGTTCCAGCGTCGCTCCGGCGCCTTCTCGCCGCGCAGCTGCTCCAGCAGAGCGGTGATCGCGCTCATCAGGCGTTCGGTGGCCTCGTTGAGCACCGCCTGCTCGCTGCCGCGTCCCTTCAGGTCGGAGAGGTCCACGGGGTCGCCGACGATCACGCGGACGCGCTTGCGCAGCGGCCACAGGCTGATGCCCTTCTGGTAGCGGCCCATGATCTCCTGCGTGCCCCACTGGGCCATCGGGATCAGCGGGATGTCGCCGGACAGCGCCAGCCGCACAGCCCCTGACTTGCCGCGCATCGGCCACAGGTCCGGGTCTCGGGTGAGCGTGCCCTCGGGGTAGACGATCACGCCGCGGCCGTTCTCGACCAGCTCTCGCGACTGCAGCATCGTCTGCTTGGCGGCCTTCGCCGAGGAAGCGCGCGCGACGGGGATCATGCCGGTGCGCGTGAGCACCCAGCCGAGCACAGGGATCCGGAACAGGCTCTCCTTGGCCATGAAGCGCGGGAGACGCCCGGTGCGGTACACCTGCATCGCCACGATCAGCGGGTCGAACTCGGAGTAGTGGTTGGGCGCGAGCACGAACGCCCCTTCGCGGGGCAGCTTGTGCGCGTCGATGGTCGTCACCTTGGCAAGCAGCGACACCGGGGGGATGACGATCGCCGCCAGCGGCCAGAACAGGCTCGGACGGCTCCGCTCGGAAGCAGCCATCAGATCACCGGACGACGTCGAAGTCGGCGCCCAGCGCCTGCAGCTTGTCGAGGAACTTCTCGTACCCGCGGCTGAGGATGTCGACCCCGGACACCTGCGACTCCCCTTCCGCGGTCAGAGCGGCGATCACGTGGCTGTATCCGCCGCGCAGGTCGGGCACGACGATGTCGGCCGCGCGCAGCGGGGTCGGGCCGGTGATGACGGCGGCCTGTTCGAGCTCGCGGCGCGGGACCCGGCGCGGACCGTTCTGCAGCCCGTGCGGGTGCACGACGATGTCGGCGCCCATCTTGACCAGGGCCTGCGTGAAGCCGAAGCGGTTCTCGTAGACGGTCTCATGAACGATGGAGCGTCCCCGAGCCTGGGTCAGCGCGACGATCAGCGGCTGCTGCCAGTCGGTCATGAACCCCGGGTGCACATCGGTCTCGACGACGACGGGCTTGAGCTCGCCGTCGCGACGGAAGAGGATGCCGTCCTCCTGCACGTCGAACCAGCCGCCGGCCTTGCGGAACACGTTGAGGAAGGTCAGCATCTCCTGCTGCTTCGCACCGGCGACGAAGATCTCGCCGTCGGTGGCCAGCGCGGCGCACGCCCACGACGCCGCCTCGTTGCGGTCGAAGATGCAGCGGTGGTCGTAGCCGCGCAGCGTCTCGACGCCCTCGATGAGGATCACCCGGTTGGGCTCGTAGGAGATGATGGCGCCCATCTTCTGCAGCAGGGCGATGAGGTCCATGATCTCGGGCTCGATGGCCGCGTTGCGCAGCTCGGTGGTGCCCTTCGCCCGCACCGCGGTCAGCAGCACCTGCTCGGTGGCGCCGACACTGGGGTACGGCAGGTGGATGTTCGCCCCGTGCAGCCCGTTCGGGGCCGACAGGCGGATGCCGCTGGGCTGCTTCTCGACGATGGCGCCGAACTTGCGCAGCGCGTCGAGATGGAAGTCGATCGGCCGATCGCCGATGCGGCAGCCACCCAGGTCGGGGATGAATGCCTGACCGAGCTTGTGCAGCAGCGGTCCGCAGAACAGGATCGGGATGCGCGACGCGCCCGCGTGGGCGTCGATCTCCTCGTAGTGGGCCGACTCGACCTCGCTCGGATCCAGCAGGAGCGAACCGGGCTCGTCGCCCTCGCTGACCCTCACACCGTGCACCTCGAGCAGCGAGCGCACGACGGCGACGTCGCTGAGGCCGGGGACATCGCGCAGCGTGCTGGTCGTCTCGCCGAGGAGGGCCGCCACCATCGCCTTGGTCGCGAGGTTCTTCGCGCCCTTGACGTCGACGCGGCCCCGAAGCGGCCTGCCTCCGCGGATCGCGAGCACGGATCCGGCGGGAACCGGAGCCTCGTCGACTGCAGCATCGCGCAACGGTGTCGTCATTCGGGCCTCTTCTTCATCAGGACAGCACGGCGGTGGCCGTGAAGCTCTCATCCAATCACGGCTGGTGCCGCGAGGGCTTGTGGCCCTCGGCCCTACCCGCTCCGCGTCTATCGGACGGGAAGCGTGCGTGGCCGCCACGATTCGCGGCGGGCCTCGAACTGCGCGATCTTGTCTTCGTTGCGCAGAGTGAGCCCGATGTCATCGAGCCCCTCGAGGAGCCGCCACCTAGTGTAATCGTCTATCTCGATAGGCACCTGGAGGGCCTGCCCTGAGCCTGTCGAAGGGTCGCCGATCGTGGCGGTGCGCGCCTCGAGATCGACTGTGATGTCCCGGCCGGGCTCCTCGTCGATCAGCGTCCAGATGCGTTCGATGTCGGCCTCGTCGACGGTCGCGGCCAGCAGTCCCTGCTTGCCCGAGTTGCCGCGGAAGATGTCGGCGAAGCGCGAGCTGAGCACGACCTTGAAGCCGTAGTCGCGCAGCGCCCAGACGGCGTGCTCGCGGCTCGAGCCGGTGCCGAAGTCGGGACCGGCCACGAGCACGGATGCCGTGCGGAACGGCTCCTGGTTGAGCACGAACTCTGGGTCCTTGCGCCACTCGTGGAAAAGCGCATCCTCGAATCCGGTCTTGGTGACGCGCTTGAGGAAGACCGCCGGGATGATCTGGTCGGTGTCGACGTTGGAGCGCTTGAGAGGGGCGGCGACGCCGGTGTGCGTGGTGAACTTCTCCATGGTCAGTTGTTCCCTTCGAGGTCGCTCGGGCTGGACAGAGTGCCGCGGATCGCGGTGGCTGCCGCGACGAGGGGCGAGACGAGGTGCGTGCGCCCGCCCTTGCCCTGTCGTCCTTCGAAGTTGCGGTTGGAGGTGGACGCGCAGCGCTCCCCCGGTGCCAGCTGGTCGGGGTTCATGCCCAGGCACATCGAGCATCCGGCGAAGCGCCACTCCGCACCGAACGCCTCGACGATCTTGTCGATGCCCTCGGCCTCGGCCTCCAGTCGCACGCGTGCGGAGCCGGGGACGACCATGACGCGCACGCCGTCGGCCTTCTTCCTGCCCTCGATGATCGACGCGAACGCACGAAGGTCCTCGATGCGGCTGTTCGTGCAGGACCCCATGAACACGGCATCCACCCGCACATCCTTCAACGGCGTGCCCGGCGTCAGGTCCATGTATTCCAGCGCCCGCTGGGCGTTGGCGCGCTGGTTGGCATCCGCGATGTCGGCGGGGTCGGGAACGGAGGCCGACAGGGAGCTGCCCTGGCCGGGGTTCGTGCCCCAGGTGACGAAGGGCTCCAGCTCGCTCGCGTCGAGATTCACCTCGGCGTCGAAGACGGCATCCGCGTCGGTCGGCAGCGTGCGCCAGTAGGCGACGGCGTCGTCCCAGTCCTGTCCCTGAGGGGCGTGCGGGCGGCCTTCGAGATACGCGAACGTGGTCTCGTCCGGTGCGACCATGCCGGCGCGTGCGCCGGCCTCGATCGACATGTTGCAGATCGTCATGCGCCCCTCCATGGAGAGGTCGCGGATCGCGCTGCCGCGGTACTCGAGCACAAAGCCCTGGCCACCGCCGGTGCCGATCTTCGCGATCACTGCGAGAATGATGTCCTTCGCGGTCACGCCGGGGCGCAGCGTGCCCTCGACGTTGATCGCCATGGTCTTGAAGGGCTTCAGCGGCAGCGTCTGGGTCGCCATGACGTGCTCGACCTCGCTCGTGCCGATGCCGAATGCCATCGCGCCGAAAGCGCCATGCGTGGAGGTGTGCGAGTCGCCGCAGACGACCGTGATACCCGGCATCGTCAGGCCGAGCTGCGGGCCGACGACGTGCACGATGCCCTGCTCGGCGTCGCCGAGGGAATGCAGGCGCACGCCGAACTCCTCGGCGTTGCGACGCAGCGTCTCGATCTGCGTGCGGCTGGTGAGGTCGGCGATCGGCTTGTCGATGTTGAGCGTCGGAGTGTTGTGGTCCTCCGTCGCGATCGTCAGATCGAGCCGGCGCAGGGGCCTGTTCTCGGCGCGCAGGCCGTCGAACGCCTGCGGGCTGGTGACCTCGTGCACCAGGTGCAGGTCGATGTAGATGAGGTCCGGTTCCCCGTTCTCGCCCTTGACGACGAGATGGTCGTCCCACAGTTTCTCGGCGAGGGTACGGGGTCGGGTGATGTCACTGCTCATGTGGCGCTGTCTCCTGAGGTATCGAATCGGCCCATGCAGGATGCCGCGACGAGGAAGGCCTAGATCGAGGTCTCGTCGCGGCTGCTAAGGAGGAGAGCCGCTCGCATTCCGTCAGGCTATCACCGCGGACGTGCGGGTCGGACCAGGATGACATCCGGCCGACCCGCACCCGATCAGCTCTCGAGAGTGGCCGACCGCTTCTCGCGCGAGGATGCGATCAGGCTCGCGATCGTGGCGACGGCCATCGAACCGAAGATGACGCCCAACGACATCCAGTTGTCGATGTCGGGGGCCCAGGCGATCGGCTCGCCGCCGTTGATGAACGGCAGCTCGTTGATGTGCATGGCGTGCAGCACGAGCTTCACACCGATGAAGGCGAGGATGAAGGCGACGCCGTAGTGCAGGTACCGCAGACGGTCGAGCAGGTTGCCCAGCAGGAAGTACAGCTGACGCAGCCCCATCAGGGCGAACAGGTTCGCCGTGAAGACGATGAACGGGTTGGTGGTGATGCCGAAGATCGCCGGGATCGAGTCGACCGCGAACATCAGGTCCGTCACACCGAGCGAGACGAAGACGATCAGCATCGGCGTCCAGATCTTCTTGCCGTCGACGACCGTGCGCAGCTTGGGCCCGTCGTACGAATCGCTGATCGGGATGACCCGGCGGATCTGACGGACGATGAAGTTCTCGGTCTGCGCGTCGTCCTCCTGCTTGTCTGGCAGGGACTGCCGGATGGCGGTGAAGAGCAGGAACGCACCGAAGACGTAGAAGATCGGGCTGAGGTGCTCCACTGCGGCGCCGACGATGATGATGAAGATCGCTCGCAGGATCAGCGCGATGATGATGCCCACCATCAGCGCCTCCTGCTGATAGCGGCGCGGCACCGCGAACTGCGTCATGATCAGGATGAACACGAACAGGTTGTCGATGGAGAGGCTGTATTCCATCGCCCAGCCGGTGAGGAAGTCGAGCGAGGTCTTCGCGTCGCCGACGATGTACAGCACGCCGGCGAAGATCAGGGCGAGCGCCACGTAGAACGCCACCCAGAGGGCGGATTCCTTGGTGGAGGGGATGTGCGGGCGCTTGAGGATGAGCAGCAGGTCGCCGAGGAGGATGGCGGTCAGCACGACCAGCGCGGTGATCTCGAACCAGACAGGAATGTCCAAGGGAGAAGGGCCTTTCGAAGGGTGGCGGAAATCCGAAAGTCTCTCCCCGCACCGTGGTGCGCCACGCGGCCGGAGCAGCGATGACGATGCTCGTGATGACGATCCGCGCGATGACGGGATACTCCCCTTCGCTCGAACGATCGTACCCGAGTCTGAGACGATGAGTGATCCACCGACACTCTCAGGTGAGAGACAAACTGCGACAGCCAGCGATCGGAACGGGAATGCCGACGAACAGCGAAGACCGCGAATGGGCCGAACGGGCGGCATCCGGGGATCGGGATGCCTTCCGCGCGATCTATCGCGCCTACGTCAAGCCGGTGTACTGGATCGCCCACGGCATCCTCGGCTCCATCCCGGATGCCGAGGACATCGCCCAGGAGACGTTCGTCGTCGCCTGGCGCAAGCTCCCCGCCCTGCAGCTCGCGAGCGAGTCGCTGCTGCCGTGGCTGGCGACGATCTGCCGCTTCCAGGCCGCGAACCGGCTGCGGGTGCTGCGACGCGATCGCGCGCACACCGCGGATGCGCTGGACGAGACGATCCCCGACACGGTGAGCGTCGAGGATCAGGTGATCTCCGCAGCCCTCGCGGAG
Above is a genomic segment from Microbacterium sp. W4I4 containing:
- the leuC gene encoding 3-isopropylmalate dehydratase large subunit, producing MSSDITRPRTLAEKLWDDHLVVKGENGEPDLIYIDLHLVHEVTSPQAFDGLRAENRPLRRLDLTIATEDHNTPTLNIDKPIADLTSRTQIETLRRNAEEFGVRLHSLGDAEQGIVHVVGPQLGLTMPGITVVCGDSHTSTHGAFGAMAFGIGTSEVEHVMATQTLPLKPFKTMAINVEGTLRPGVTAKDIILAVIAKIGTGGGQGFVLEYRGSAIRDLSMEGRMTICNMSIEAGARAGMVAPDETTFAYLEGRPHAPQGQDWDDAVAYWRTLPTDADAVFDAEVNLDASELEPFVTWGTNPGQGSSLSASVPDPADIADANQRANAQRALEYMDLTPGTPLKDVRVDAVFMGSCTNSRIEDLRAFASIIEGRKKADGVRVMVVPGSARVRLEAEAEGIDKIVEAFGAEWRFAGCSMCLGMNPDQLAPGERCASTSNRNFEGRQGKGGRTHLVSPLVAAATAIRGTLSSPSDLEGNN
- a CDS encoding TerC/Alx family metal homeostasis membrane protein: MDIPVWFEITALVVLTAILLGDLLLILKRPHIPSTKESALWVAFYVALALIFAGVLYIVGDAKTSLDFLTGWAMEYSLSIDNLFVFILIMTQFAVPRRYQQEALMVGIIIALILRAIFIIIVGAAVEHLSPIFYVFGAFLLFTAIRQSLPDKQEDDAQTENFIVRQIRRVIPISDSYDGPKLRTVVDGKKIWTPMLIVFVSLGVTDLMFAVDSIPAIFGITTNPFIVFTANLFALMGLRQLYFLLGNLLDRLRYLHYGVAFILAFIGVKLVLHAMHINELPFINGGEPIAWAPDIDNWMSLGVIFGSMAVATIASLIASSREKRSATLES
- a CDS encoding RNA polymerase sigma factor, giving the protein MPTNSEDREWAERAASGDRDAFRAIYRAYVKPVYWIAHGILGSIPDAEDIAQETFVVAWRKLPALQLASESLLPWLATICRFQAANRLRVLRRDRAHTADALDETIPDTVSVEDQVISAALAERIASEVDRLDELDRAIFRLCTVDGYAYQVAAEELGVSHAVVRNRLSRVRTRLRGAVKEVRDA